The Campylobacter concisus sequence GTACCAGTTGATTGTACGCAAATTTTTGAAGCTAGAAAAGAAGAAATTTCAAAGGAACTTGAGATCATAGATGAGCAGCGCCAAGCTTTAGAAGTATTTCGTGCAAGCTCGGCAGCAGCCTATGAAGAAAATAATAAAAAGCTTGCCAAAAAAGAAGCGGACCTAAATGCAACAATGAAAGTGATCGAGCAAAAACGTAAAGAGATCGATGAAGTGGTCGCCAAAAATGAAAAAATTTTAAAAGAACTTCGCACAATGACTAGTGATAAAGTCAATGAGTCGTATTCTAAGATGAAAGATGGTGTGGCAGCTGAGGTGCTCTCTAAAATGCCTAGATCAAACGCAGCCACCATACTTTATGCCCTTGATGCCAAAAAGATATCTACTATCATGGCAAAAATGGATCCAAAAGTAGCATCTGAGATCACCACTTTGCTTCAAAAAGGGCCACCATTTGCTGATGAAAAAGGCGATATGCCAACTCCAGCCGGTAGCATAAATATACAGTAATAAATTTTTGCACAAGCAAGCAAAATTTTAAAGAATTTAGACACCAAACATAAAGCTCTATGCTTATAAATTTTTAATTTTAAGCTCGCCTAACTTTAGCTTGTATACTTTTGTGGTAGCTATTTTTTAACCAAACTTGCTACGACCCCAACTCCAAGGATGGCTAGAATGATAAAAAGGCTAATTTGTGCAGAAATTTCAAAACCATGATGAAAGATATGAGAGGTCGCATTTATAGCTAGCTTTGCTGCGATAAAAAATAAAAGCACTATCACAGAAATTTCTAAATACTTTAAAAAATTTTTGAGTGCTTCAAGCACAAAATAAAGCGTTCTTAGCCCAAGTATCGCAAATATCATCGCTGAATAAACAATCACAGGATCTTTGCTCACAGCAATGACAGCTGGAACGCTATCAAAAGCAAATATCACATCGCTTAGCTCAATCACGCAAAGACACAAGAATAATGGTGTTGCTATCCAAGTAGCTTTTAGCCTTAAAATCTGATCGTTAAGAGTAGTTTTTTGACTATCTGAAATTTGCTTAGAAATTTCGCTAAATCTAACAAAAAAACTATGTCCAAAAAGCTGTGGTAAAACCGGAAAGAAGCGGTAAACTGCCCTATAAGCTATGTGGTTTGAATAATCTTTTATATCCTCATCACACTTATCTTTTTTTATCATCATTACAGCACTATATGCGACTATTGCTGCAAATATTAGCTCCATCCAAGGCGAGATGGCAAAAAGCATCGTACCTACGGCTACAAAGATGAGTCTAAATACCATAGCTCCTATAACGCCAAAATAAAGCACTCTGTGGCGATAAATTTCAGGTATATTAAACCATGAAAAAATCGCCATCATCACAAAAAGATTATCTACCGAGAGCGACTTTTCTAGCGCATATCCTGCAAAATAAAGGCTTGCTATTTCGCTGCCTAGCTCAAAATATAGATATATGCCAAAAAGTACCGAAACTCCTATCCAAAAGATAGACCAAATACCGGCTTGTTTTAGTGAAATTTTCTCATCATGTTTATGAGCAAAAAGATCTATTCCAAAGGCAAGTGATGCCATTATAAGAAAAACTATAATTGTTTGAATTTCTGACGTGTTCAACTTTTATCCTTAAAATTTTAGCAAGGCATCATCAAGACTTCTACTATCTCGCCTTTTTTAAGAATTTCTTTATCCATCGGAATCATTAAAAGTGCAGCCTTGTTTGTCAAGTTATTTACGATCGCTGAACTGCCAAGCTTTTTGCCATTTAGATTTACAAAATTTTTTCCTTCACGATTTTCTAAATTTACAGCCGTAAATTCTAAAAATGGTGAGCGTTTTTTATAGTCTTCGTCCATTATAGCCGTGATCTTTGGCTCTTCTTGACCAAACCACGCATTTATTAAGACCCTTACGTAAAGCACACACATAACCATTGCCGAGTACGGAAATCCTGGCAGTGCAAAGATATATTTATCGCCTGACTTTGCCACTCTGATGTGACGGCCCGGTTTTATCGCAGCACCCTCGATGATAAGGCTAAAATTTTCATTTAAAGCGCCTTTTACAAAGTCATAGTCCCCCATGCTTATGCCACCAGTCGTCACTAATATATCAGCTGATTTTAGTGCGTTTATGATCGCTTTTTCGACAAGTTCAGCCTTATCTCTTACGATCTCGCAAAGGATCGGCTCCGCACCCATTTTGCGTATCTGCATAGCGATGCCTACGTGATTTGAGCTGTGAATTTGTGCTGGATTTTCTAATGGCTCGCCAAGGTCTTTTATCTCGCTACCAGTTGCTAGTATCGCCACTCTTGGGCGTATGAAAACGCTTACGTGAAAGACACCAAGCTCAGCAAGAAGTGCTATCTCAGCGTAGCTTAGACGAGTGCCTTTTTTGATCAAAATTTCACCTTTTTTGTAGCTTTCCCCCACTTCGCGCACAGCAAAGCCCTTTGGCACACTCTTTTTGATGATTATTTTTGATCCGACAACCTCGACATTTTCTACCGGTACAAGAGTATCAGTACCTTCGCTCATTAGTGAGCCAGTAAAAGTTTTTACACATTTACTACCCTCTATGACTAATCCTTTGTCGCTTCCAGCAGGCAGGTCTGTGATGAGCTCAAGCTCGCTTAGACCATCTTTAAAGGCAAAAGCGTATCCATCCATCGCTGAAACCGGCTTTGCTGGGTAATTTTCAGCGGCTGTCACGTCGTAGGAGATATTTCTATCAAGTGCGTCCGTGATGGCTACTTTTTCGACCTTTTCCCACGCATTGATTGTATCTTTTAGAATTTTTAGGCTATCTGCGTAACTCATAAAATCTTTCATTTTTATCCTTTTTATGAAATTTTTGCATATTCTATCCATTTCGCTCTTAAAAAATTAATCTTTGTTTTATTTAATGATTATTAAAATGCCATTTAAGAAATCAGTTTGATTTTACCCTATACATAGGAAAATTCATGAATAAAACAGTGCTTTACATTATCGCAGGTGCAAGCCTTGGCATTCTTGGCCCAGTGCTTGTTTATTTTGGCAATCCAGCAAACATGGGCGTTTGTGCGGCTTGCTTTTTAAGGGATAGCGTAGGTGCTCTTGGCTTTCACCAAGCCAAGGTCGTGCAGTATCTAAGGCCTGAAATTTTAGGTCTTATCATCGGAGGCTTTCTAGCAAGTATGCTTTGGAGTAGAAATTTCACTCCAGTATCAGGCAGTGCGGCATTTTCTAGATTTTTCTTAGGCGTGTTTGCTATGATTGGTTGCCTTATCTTTTTGGGCTGCCCATGGAGAGCATTTTTACGTCTTGGCGGAGGAGATATGACCGCTATTGCTGGTCTTGTCGGTCTATTTGCTGGCGTTTTTGTTGGACGATTTTTCAAGAAAAATGGTTACGTCATACCTGAAAATGATGCCACTACAAAACCAGTTGCGTTTTTGCCATTAATCATTGCTATTTTGCTTTTAATAGCCCTTGTTTTTGGTTTAAAACTTGGCGATAATGGTGCTTTATTTAGCTCAGAAAAAGGTCCAGGCTCACAGCACGCAAATATCTTTATCTCACTTATTTGCGCCATTGTTATTGGCATTTTTATGCAAAGAAGTAAATTTTGCTCGGTTGGTGCGATTAGCAAAGTTTTTGAGCGTGATCTTTCAATGTTTTATGGCATTGTATCTATCATCGTTTTTGCAAGTATCACAAATTTAGCTCTTGGACAATATAAATTTGGCTTTGAAGCTCAACCTATCGCTCATAATGACGTCCTTTGGAATTTTCTTGGCATGAGCTTGGCTGGTCTTTGCTTTAGCCTAAGTTATGGCTGCCCAGGCAAACATTTAGTGCAAATGGGAGCTGGAAATTTAAGCTCGGCTGTATTTGTCTTAGGCATGGGAGCAGGCGCTGCGATAAGCCATAACTTCATACTTGCAAGCTCAGGAGCTGGCATCACTCCTTACGCTCCATATGCCGTAGCGATCGGCTTTATCTATGCTATTTATGTCGGAGTTTTTACTAAAAAAGCATAATACAAATTTGGCTGCCTTTGCAGTCAAATTTACTCACTTTTTATATCTATCACCTCATCAAAAAGTCCAAAAAGCTCACATTGATGTGTGATCATTGAAATACTAGCCTTAATCTTAAAATTTTTTAGCAGCAATAGTAATTGCATTTTGTTTTAAGATATGGCAAACGATAATTCTAAATCGAACTAAATTTTAACAATAAATTAGCAAAGTTTAATAAGTATCAATATAAAGTAAATATTTTAAGCTATTTTGATATAGAATATCGATTTTAATTTTATCTAAAGGAATTCTATGAAATTTAGCATACTTGCTTCATCACTGATCTTTAGCTCGCTGTGGGCTTTAGATACAAATAACAGTGATTATTCAGTTGTTTTACCAACTATCGAGGTGGAAGGTATCTCGGAGCAAAATACCCTAAAAGGTTATATCGCGTATGATAGTGCGGATATCAATAGAAATGGACTCAGTAACAAAGAGACGCCACAAACTATCGAAAATATAGATATACAAAAGAACAGAAGCTACGGCACAAATGATCTCTCAAGTATCCTAGAAGGAAATGCTGGTATTGATGCAGGCTATGATATGAGAGGCGAGAGCATCAAGATAAGAGGCTTTAGTGTTGATGGTGGCGATATATATAGAGATGGTGTTAGAGATTCTGGCCAGATAAGACGCAGTACAGCAAATGTTGAGAGAGTTGAAATTTTAAAAGGACCAGCTTCGATCTTATATGGAAGAAGCGATGGCGGTGCGGTTGTAAATCTAGTTAGTAAGAAGGCAAATTTTATGCCTGTTTATAAGCTCTCAGGAAGAGTTGGCAGCTGGAGTAGATATGGTGGTGGTATCGATATAAATCACGTAGTAAATAATCAATTAGCTGCAAGATTAACGACTGATATGGAGCGTGGAAAATCATGGAGAGAGGGCGTAAAATATAAAAATTTTATGGTAAGTCCAAGCATTATTGTGACAAATGATGGCGGAACGGTAAGCTTTGAGGCGCAATACACATATGATAATGCTTGGCGTGTACCTGATAGAATGCCAACAAAAAGTGTCTATGACAAGCTTGGTATCGACTATACAAAGGGATTTTCTCATGATGGAGACTTTGTTGAAGACAAGCTTCATTTCTTTCGTACCGAGCTAAATGCAGAGTTAATAAAGGATATGAATTTAAAATGGGTTTTTGGTTATAGAAAAGCTAGTCAAAATTTTGACCATTATTTTAGTGGCACCATAATGCCTGGAAATAGACTAAAGCAAAACTATGCTAAACAACAAACTGATAATGACACACTCTCAAATGCTATAACACTTACAAAGGAGCTTGAATTTACAAGATTTAAGCATAATCTTACTTTTGGATATGACAACAGCGTAGAAACTCGCCATCCAAGGCTTTGGTTTGATAGTGCAAAAAATGTAACTATAAATCCATATGCATCAAGATCAAGTTGGGGTAGTGTTGGCTACATACCACTTAATACTGATAATAAGCATAAAGCCATAAATAATGGAGTATTTCTCGAGGATCTAATAAGCTTAGACGACAAATATAGGCTACTGATTGGTGGAAGGCTTGACTTTTATAAGTTTAAAACAAGAAATATTGCAGATATGACAAATAGCTACAAAGGGCACTCTTTTAGTCCAAGAGTAGGCTTACTGTGGGACTTTTTTCCAGAACATACCGCATACGCCTCATACTCAAAGAGCTTTGCACCTTATGGTGGTCGCGGGAATATAGGTATAAGTATAGGCGATACAACGATGCTTGATCTAAAACCGCAGAATAATGAGCAATATGAAATCGGCTTAAAAAGCACATGGGCTGATAATAGATTTAGCTCAAACTTAGCGATATTTCAGATCGAGCATAACAATATAAGATATAGACCAGATCCTATAAATGATCCATATACTTGGGCGCAACGTGGTAAAGAGCGAAGTCGTGGTATAGAGCTAAATATCTTGGGTAAAATTTATGAAAATTTATATCTAAGAAGCTCTCTTGGATATATGAGGGCCATTATCGCAAGTGATAAATCAAATCCATTAAACGAAAGACTTAGTCTAAACAATACAACCAACTGGCAGGGCAATGTTTTTTTAAGATATGCTAAAAACGATAAATGGTATGTCGAAAGTGGAGTAACAGGATACTCTAAACGATATAGCTACCGCATAAGTAATGGCAGAGTCATAGACGAACATCTCCTTGGTTTTGCTAGATTTGATGCAAGTGCTGGATATAACTTTAACGAACACGCTCAAATAACACTAGCGATAAATAATATCTTAAATAAAAAATACTGGCGTTCTGATTCAAGACCGGGTGATGAGAGATCGTTTATGCTAAATATGCACTACACTTTTTAACTAAAATTTACACCGCCTTCTCTTTGGCGGTGTAATCTTTTACTGTGTGAAATGAAGTAGGAATTTTAGCCACAAAAAGATGGCTAAAACTGAGTTTATCTTAAAATTTGAATCTTTGCTTTTGCGCGGAGTTTATCAAAATAATCAGCCATAAGTTTTTCTTGCTCACCTTGATAAAGCTCATTTATAACATTATCCTTAACGTCTGCAAAGCTTGGAGTGTATGAGCCGATCTTCTCTTTTACTAAAAACATATCAAAGCTGTCAGGCCCTTGCAAAGGCTGTGTGTAGTCACCGTTATTTGTGCTTGAGATGATCGCAGCAAGCCTTGGATCTATGCTTTGATAGTCCAAACTAACCTCTTGTGTTTGCACGCCGTCTAGCAGCTTCGGACTTGTCTTTTGAGCCTCAAGTAGCTCAGGATCTTTTGCTCTATAAACTACGACTCTAGCGGTGCTAAAGACCTTAAATTTATCAGGATTAGCATCAAAATACATCTTTGCTTTTTGCTCATTTACATTTTTGCCAGCTTCAGCCAAAATGCTTTTATAAAGCTTTTCTTGAAGCATCTTTTTTTCTATGTTGTTTTTAAACTCCAAAAAGTCCATGCCTTGAGCTTGGATAGAGCTTCTAAACTGCGAATTTGTCATACCATTTTGCTTTGCGATTGATTCGATCCTGTCGTTTAGCTCAAATGGTGTTACGCTAATGTTTAAATTTTTTATCTGAGCATCTTCGAGTCTATCTCTTATGAGTAAATTTAAAGCATCTTGTTCGCTAGCTCTTAGCTGCTCTTTTAAGCTATAAACTTCATAAAGCGTGATTGGTTCGTTCTCTACAATAGCTGCGATACCGTTTATCATCTGAGCCGAATATAAATTTAAAGCACTTAGCATGCCAGTAGCCAAAAAGAGCAATTTTTTCATAATAAAACCTTTATTTAAGTATTTAGTAAATATAATTTTGGGCAATTATAACATAAAAATAAGGCACAAAATGATAGTTACTAGATTTGCTCCTTCGCCTACTGGATACCTACATATAGGCGGACTTAGGACAGCCCTTTATAATTATTTATACGCAAGAGCTAATAATGGAAAATTTTTACTTCGCATCGAAGATACTGATTTAAAACGAAACTCAGAAGAGGCCACGCAAGCCATAAAAGAAGCGTTTGCTTGGTGCAAGCTAGATCACGACGGCGAAGTAACATATCAGTCAAAGAGATTTGATCTTTACAAAGAGTATGTTAAAAAATTACTTGAAGAAGGCAAGGCATATAAATGCTATATGAGTAAGGATGAGCTTGAAGAGCTTAGAGCTAGCCAAGAGGCAAGAAAAGAGCGTCCAAAATATGACAACAGATATAGAGATTTTACTGGCACGCCTCCAGCCGGCATCGAGCCAGTCATCCGTATAAAAGCCCCATTAAGTGGCGAAATCGTCATACATGATGGCATAAAGGGCGAGGTTAAATTTAAGGTTGAAGATATCTTAGATGACTTCATCATCGCTAGAAGCGACGGCACACCGACCTATAACTTCACAGTTGTGATAGATGACGCATTAATGGGCGTAACAGACGTCATCCGTGGCGATGATCACCTCTCAAATACCCCAAAACAGATTGTTCTTTACGAAGCACTTGGCTTTAAGGTACCAAAATTTTATCACGTAGCGATGATAAACGGCGAGGACGGCAAAAAGCTTAGCAAGAGGCACGGCGCAACTGACGTTATGGAGTATAAAAAGATGGGTTACTTGCCTGAAGCGCTCTTAAATTTTCTCGTTCGTCTTGGCTGGAGCCACGGCGATGATGAGATTTTTACTATCGAGGATATGCTTAAATACTTCAATCCAAACGATATCAACAAAAGCTCAAGCACCTACAACGCTCAAAAGCTTGACTGGCTAAATTCTCACTACATTAAGACTTTACCTTACGAGAGGCTAGCGCACGATATGCTTGAGTTTGGCGTAGATTTTAAGGCTTTGGTAAAGGGCGAGCTACTGCTAAATTCGCTCCGTGAGAGATCAAAGACACTAATAGAAATGGCAAATAGCGCAAATGCGATCATCAACGCTCCAAAAAGCTACGATGAGAAAGCATGGGCCAAATTTATAAATGAAAATAGCAAAGAAATTTTGGCTAAATTTGCTCAAATTTTAGACCGCGACCTTGACGCGAAGGGCTATGAGGAGCTAACTAATAAATTTTTAGAGCAAAATGGCTTAAAGCTAAAAGACCTAGCTCAGGCTCTAAGAATAGCGCTAACTGGCTCAAGCGTGAGCCCAAGCATCTTTGAAGTGCTTGAAGTAGTGGGCAGTAGCGAGACGAAAAATAGAATACAAAATTTATTAAAGGAAGAAAAATGACACATGTAACTAAAGAAGAAGCATTAAACTACCATATAGGCGGTAAGATCGAGATAAAGGTAAAGACGCCTTGCGAGACGTCAAGAGACCTTTCAATGGCCTATACACCAGGCGTTGCAGAACCTTGCAAAGAGATAGAAGCTGATAATGAACTAGCTTATAAATATACAAATAAAGCAAATCTGGTAGCTGTTATTACCGATGGCACAGCTGTTCTTGGGCTTGGCGACATCGGTGCGATCGCTGGCAAGCCAGTTATGGAAGGAAAGTCAGTTTTATTTAAAAAATTTGCAAACGTAGATGCCTTTGACATCGAGCTAGACGAGCATGATCCAGATAAGATCGTTGAGATTTGCAAGGCCCTTGCTCCGACATTTGGTGGTATAAATTTAGAAGATATCCGTGCTCCAAAGTGCTTTGAGATCGAGAGAAAGCTTCAAGAAGCAGTCGATATCCCAGTCATGCATGACGATCAGCACGGCACGGCGATGATAACAAGTGCTGGCATGATAAATGCGATGGAAATTTCTGGCAAAGATATCTCAAAGATAAAGATCGTAGTTAGTGGCGCAGGTGCAGCTGGTATCGCTTGCGCGAAGATGTATAAAGCGCTTGGTGCAAAACACATCGTGATGATAGATAGTAAAGGCGTCATCCACTCAAAAAGAACAGATCTTACACCTGAAAAGGTAGAGTTCGCGCTTGAAACTGAGGATAGAACTTTGGCTGATGCGATGAGGGGCGCTGATATGTTTTTAGGCCTTTCTAAGCCTGGCGTACTTACAAAAGAGATGGTTGCTTCAATGAATAAAGAGCCTATCATCTTTGCTTTGGCAAACCCAGTGCCTGAAATTTATCCAGAGGATGTTGAGGCTGTAAGAAGTGACGTTATGATGGGCACAGGCAGAAGCGACTATCCTAACCAAGTAAATAACGTTTTGGGCTTTCCTTTTATCTTTAGAGGTGCGCTTGATGTTAGAGCTAAAAAGATCACTGAAAATATGAAAATGGCAGCAGCTAAAGCGCTTGCACAGCTTGCAAAAGAGCCAGTGCCAGCTGAAGTTTTAAAAGCAAGTGGCGTTAGCGAGCTAAAATTTGGCAAAGAGTACATCATCCCAAAACCATTTGACAAGCGCGTACTAACAGCGGTCGCTCCAGCAGTTGCAAAAGCTGCAGTTGAAGATGGCGTAGCTAGAGTAAAAGATTTTGATGTTGAGGCTTATAGAGCCAAACTTGCAAAAGGATTTTAAAATTTAGCCCAAATTTTGGGCTAAACTCTTTTGGCATTTTGTAAAGATAAACCCTGTAAAAACAGTAAATTTAAGGATAAAAAATGCAAAACGTTAAACTCATCTCGCACCCACTGATCGAGCATAAATTAACTATTCTACGTGATAAAAACACCCAACCTTTTCAGTTTCGCATGCTAGTTGATGAGATCAGCTATCTTATGATCTTTGAGGCGACTAGAAATTTAAAAGTAAAAGATGTCAAAGTCCAAACTCCAGTTGCGGTGGCAGATGCAAAGAGGCTTACTACAAAAGTGATGATATGCCCCATCTTAAGGGCTGCTCTTGGTATGCTTGATAGCGTTTTTACCATCATTCCAGATTCAAGTGTGGGCTTTTTGGGTTTTCAGCGAAACGAAGAGACAGCACAGGCTGAGTTTTTCTACGCAAAGCTTCCAAAAGACGCAAAAGAGCGCATGGCGATTATCATCGATCCTATGTTTGCAACTGGTGGCACGGCGATAGATGCGGTCAAATTCTTGCGTGAAAAGGGCGTTAAGGAGATCAAATTTATCTCTATCATCTCTGCTCCTGAGGGGCTAAAGAGATTTAGTGAAATTTACCCAGACGTTGAGGTCTATACAGCATCGATTGATGAAAAGCTAAATGAGAAAAACTACATCGTACCAGGTCTTGGTGATGCTGGCGATAGAGTTTTTAACACGCTTTAAGGGCAAAATTTGAATAAAAGACTTTTGCCAGCCTTAGTTGCCTTTGTCATTGCTATCATCGTTGGCACCTTCTTTTTTTCAAAAGAGGGCGGCGAAGCAAACAAAAACGCTCAAATTTTACTTGAGCAGCTAAACAAAGAGGGACAAAGGAGCCAAAGTCTTGCAGAAAATGGCTCATACACCTCAAAAGATGAGGTTGCTCTTTATATCTATAAATTTAACAAACTGCCAAAAAATTTCATAACCAAAAAAGAGGCACTTGAACTTGGCTGGGACGCAAAAAGCGGAAATTTATGGCAGATAAGCGGTGGCAAAAGTATCGGCGGAGATAGATTTTCAAACAGAGAAAAGAGGCTGCCAGAAGCTGATGGTAGAAAGTGGTTTGAGTGCGATGTGAATTATAATGGCGGCAGGCGCGGCGCTGAGAGAATTTTATACTCAAACGACGGCCTTATCTACTACACGCCCGATCACTACGAGCATTTTTATCTGCTTTATGAAAAGAGGATGCAATGAAAATCGTGATCTTGGATGCTAAAAAGATGCTCGAAAAAGAGAAGATGCATGAGTATTTTGCTAATAAATTTGACTTACCAGAGTACTACGGCAAAAATTTAGACGCGCTCTTTGACTGTCTTTGCGAGATAAATGAGCCAACGCTTATAAAGCTAAAAAATGAAAGTGCTTTGGATAGTGCCACAAACGTGAGCTTGATTCGGCTATTTTGCGATGTTTGCAACGAAAATGAGCTAGTTAAATTTGAGCTTGTAAAAGATGAAAAATGATATTTGGAAAGATTGATTATCTAAATTTACTCCCATTTCACGTATTTTTAAAATCAGCTCCACTAAGTTCTCAGATAAAAAAGGCGATCGAGTTTAAAAAGGGTGTGCCAAGCAAGTTAAATAGGGCGCTAAATGCCAGAAAAATCGATGCTGCGGTGATCTCAAGCATAGCTAGCAAAAAGGCAAATTTAAAGAAGCTAAATTTTGGAATAGTCGCCAAAAAAGATGTAAAAAGCGTGCTTGTGCGCAAGAACTCAGCCTCAAAGCCAGATCCTGCCTCAGCCAGCTCAAACGCCCTAGCCAAGGTGCTTAAGCTAAATGGCGAGGTGATCATAGGCGACAGGGCGCTAAAGGCATACTTAAGAGAGGGTAAAGAGTGCTTTTACGACCTTGGTAAAATTTGGTACGAAAAGACAAATTTGCCATTTGTTTTTGGTAGATTTTCTTACGTAAAAAATGGCTCGTTTTACAAAAAACTGGTCGCAAAATTTCTACAAAAAAATGTAAAGATCCCAAACTATATCTTAGCCCAGTATGCCAAAAGCCGCGACATAAGCGAGCAAGATATCAAGTGGTATCTTAAATTTATAAGCTACAAAATAGGTCCAAAAGAGCAAAAATCACTTCGAAAATTTTTTAAAGAAAATAGATTATTAAAAGCAGCAAAAAAGAATTAAATTTTTATAGCTTCTTAGCAGTTGCCAAGAAGCTATAAAATTTAGTGGCGCATATGCATATTAGTTGAGTTATCATAGCTCATATTTTGCATCATTATCTTTTGGTGATCATGCATCGGCATATCTGCTGGCATGTTCATTGGTATATTCATCTGCATATTCATCGCGCCCTCATTAGCCTTGTAGCCTGTTGTGGTAGGATCAATCATGCTAAATATCATAGCGACGTGTCCGACAATCAAAAAGAAGATGAGCAGGCAAAAGTGAAGCTTTAGTTTTGCTCTTTCGTTTGCGCTTTTATAGATCAAATTTAGCTCTAAAAGTGCGATGCCAAGAAGCGGGATGACGCCGATAAGATAA is a genomic window containing:
- a CDS encoding peptidylprolyl isomerase, which encodes MKKLLFLATGMLSALNLYSAQMINGIAAIVENEPITLYEVYSLKEQLRASEQDALNLLIRDRLEDAQIKNLNISVTPFELNDRIESIAKQNGMTNSQFRSSIQAQGMDFLEFKNNIEKKMLQEKLYKSILAEAGKNVNEQKAKMYFDANPDKFKVFSTARVVVYRAKDPELLEAQKTSPKLLDGVQTQEVSLDYQSIDPRLAAIISSTNNGDYTQPLQGPDSFDMFLVKEKIGSYTPSFADVKDNVINELYQGEQEKLMADYFDKLRAKAKIQILR
- a CDS encoding MotE family protein; this translates as MRAVLLLLTILNFAFCFEVPVDCTQIFEARKEEISKELEIIDEQRQALEVFRASSAAAYEENNKKLAKKEADLNATMKVIEQKRKEIDEVVAKNEKILKELRTMTSDKVNESYSKMKDGVAAEVLSKMPRSNAATILYALDAKKISTIMAKMDPKVASEITTLLQKGPPFADEKGDMPTPAGSINIQ
- a CDS encoding molybdopterin molybdotransferase MoeA, yielding MKDFMSYADSLKILKDTINAWEKVEKVAITDALDRNISYDVTAAENYPAKPVSAMDGYAFAFKDGLSELELITDLPAGSDKGLVIEGSKCVKTFTGSLMSEGTDTLVPVENVEVVGSKIIIKKSVPKGFAVREVGESYKKGEILIKKGTRLSYAEIALLAELGVFHVSVFIRPRVAILATGSEIKDLGEPLENPAQIHSSNHVGIAMQIRKMGAEPILCEIVRDKAELVEKAIINALKSADILVTTGGISMGDYDFVKGALNENFSLIIEGAAIKPGRHIRVAKSGDKYIFALPGFPYSAMVMCVLYVRVLINAWFGQEEPKITAIMDEDYKKRSPFLEFTAVNLENREGKNFVNLNGKKLGSSAIVNNLTNKAALLMIPMDKEILKKGEIVEVLMMPC
- the gltX gene encoding glutamate--tRNA ligase, which gives rise to MIVTRFAPSPTGYLHIGGLRTALYNYLYARANNGKFLLRIEDTDLKRNSEEATQAIKEAFAWCKLDHDGEVTYQSKRFDLYKEYVKKLLEEGKAYKCYMSKDELEELRASQEARKERPKYDNRYRDFTGTPPAGIEPVIRIKAPLSGEIVIHDGIKGEVKFKVEDILDDFIIARSDGTPTYNFTVVIDDALMGVTDVIRGDDHLSNTPKQIVLYEALGFKVPKFYHVAMINGEDGKKLSKRHGATDVMEYKKMGYLPEALLNFLVRLGWSHGDDEIFTIEDMLKYFNPNDINKSSSTYNAQKLDWLNSHYIKTLPYERLAHDMLEFGVDFKALVKGELLLNSLRERSKTLIEMANSANAIINAPKSYDEKAWAKFINENSKEILAKFAQILDRDLDAKGYEELTNKFLEQNGLKLKDLAQALRIALTGSSVSPSIFEVLEVVGSSETKNRIQNLLKEEK
- the yedE gene encoding YedE family putative selenium transporter, producing MNKTVLYIIAGASLGILGPVLVYFGNPANMGVCAACFLRDSVGALGFHQAKVVQYLRPEILGLIIGGFLASMLWSRNFTPVSGSAAFSRFFLGVFAMIGCLIFLGCPWRAFLRLGGGDMTAIAGLVGLFAGVFVGRFFKKNGYVIPENDATTKPVAFLPLIIAILLLIALVFGLKLGDNGALFSSEKGPGSQHANIFISLICAIVIGIFMQRSKFCSVGAISKVFERDLSMFYGIVSIIVFASITNLALGQYKFGFEAQPIAHNDVLWNFLGMSLAGLCFSLSYGCPGKHLVQMGAGNLSSAVFVLGMGAGAAISHNFILASSGAGITPYAPYAVAIGFIYAIYVGVFTKKA
- a CDS encoding TerC/Alx family metal homeostasis membrane protein, translating into MNTSEIQTIIVFLIMASLAFGIDLFAHKHDEKISLKQAGIWSIFWIGVSVLFGIYLYFELGSEIASLYFAGYALEKSLSVDNLFVMMAIFSWFNIPEIYRHRVLYFGVIGAMVFRLIFVAVGTMLFAISPWMELIFAAIVAYSAVMMIKKDKCDEDIKDYSNHIAYRAVYRFFPVLPQLFGHSFFVRFSEISKQISDSQKTTLNDQILRLKATWIATPLFLCLCVIELSDVIFAFDSVPAVIAVSKDPVIVYSAMIFAILGLRTLYFVLEALKNFLKYLEISVIVLLFFIAAKLAINATSHIFHHGFEISAQISLFIILAILGVGVVASLVKK
- a CDS encoding TonB-dependent receptor, producing MKFSILASSLIFSSLWALDTNNSDYSVVLPTIEVEGISEQNTLKGYIAYDSADINRNGLSNKETPQTIENIDIQKNRSYGTNDLSSILEGNAGIDAGYDMRGESIKIRGFSVDGGDIYRDGVRDSGQIRRSTANVERVEILKGPASILYGRSDGGAVVNLVSKKANFMPVYKLSGRVGSWSRYGGGIDINHVVNNQLAARLTTDMERGKSWREGVKYKNFMVSPSIIVTNDGGTVSFEAQYTYDNAWRVPDRMPTKSVYDKLGIDYTKGFSHDGDFVEDKLHFFRTELNAELIKDMNLKWVFGYRKASQNFDHYFSGTIMPGNRLKQNYAKQQTDNDTLSNAITLTKELEFTRFKHNLTFGYDNSVETRHPRLWFDSAKNVTINPYASRSSWGSVGYIPLNTDNKHKAINNGVFLEDLISLDDKYRLLIGGRLDFYKFKTRNIADMTNSYKGHSFSPRVGLLWDFFPEHTAYASYSKSFAPYGGRGNIGISIGDTTMLDLKPQNNEQYEIGLKSTWADNRFSSNLAIFQIEHNNIRYRPDPINDPYTWAQRGKERSRGIELNILGKIYENLYLRSSLGYMRAIIASDKSNPLNERLSLNNTTNWQGNVFLRYAKNDKWYVESGVTGYSKRYSYRISNGRVIDEHLLGFARFDASAGYNFNEHAQITLAINNILNKKYWRSDSRPGDERSFMLNMHYTF